A stretch of Lachancea thermotolerans CBS 6340 chromosome D complete sequence DNA encodes these proteins:
- the TFB6 gene encoding TFIIH complex subunit TFB6 (similar to uniprot|Q08816 Saccharomyces cerevisiae YOR352W Hypothetical ORF) encodes MIKTPDTPEHTGANEELNVDEIHEIDENDVEDLDLGYGNEDEQQNDRSSLKREASTDDDIVFDQKDEFVPQVNISSPFSSTANITRLRDSHSSAQGRLSMSQQSKFVSYCDDRLMEIQRKFVQSRGLAEENGYRELSPLLQDLKSLLDFIWYSIEGIPNTELLLKQNLDDMLARQFANTRSTNFGQTYYLIRVADDFLDYLTKFDLTHLKVEEQQKTVAKVFKFLMILDKVFAKCLEGLIPGNLKMNGTEMVRISGIAERTRMVLPQYLEQQKIHGYHYEVSKVYEETLERCA; translated from the coding sequence ATGATAAAAACCCCCGACACACCGGAACACACAGGTGCCAACGAGGAGCTTAACGTTGATGAAATCCATGAAATAGATGAAAACGATGTTGAAGACTTAGACTTGGGCTATGGCAACGAGGACGAACAACAGAATGACAGGTCTTCGCTGAAGAGGGAGGCAAGTACCGACGATGACATAGTCTTTGACCAAAAAGATGAATTTGTACCACAGGTAAACATAAGCTCGCCCTTTTCATCTACTGCAAATATCACGAGGCTTCGGGACTCACATTCATCAGCTCAAGGGAGGCTAAGCATGTCACAGCAGTCTAAGTTTGTGTCTTATTGCGACGACCGCCTGATGGAGATCCAACGGAAGTTCGTGCAATCAAGGGGCCtagcagaagaaaatggtTACAGAGAGCTATCACCTCTATTGCAGGATCTCAAATCGCTACTTGACTTTATTTGGTACTCCATCGAAGGGATTCCAAACACGGaactgcttttgaagcaaaaCCTAGATGATATGTTGGCTAGACAATTCGCGAATACGAGGTCCACAAACTTCGGGCAGACTTACTACCTAATCAGGGTCGCTGACGATTTTCTAGACTACCTCACAAAATTTGATTTGACCCATCTAAAGGTCGAAGAGCAGCAGAAGACTGTGGCAAAGgtcttcaagtttctcaTGATACTGGACAAAGTTTTTGCAAAATGCCTAGAGGGTCTTATACCTGGAAATCTCAAAATGAACGGAACAGAAATGGTAAGAATAAGTGGAATAGCAGAGCGTACGCGAATGGTATTACCTCAGTACCTAGAACAGCAAAAGATCCATGGGTACCACTATGAAGTTAGCAAAGTTTACGAGGAGACTTTGGAACGATGCGCTTAA
- the MSC6 gene encoding Msc6p (weakly similar to uniprot|Q08818 Saccharomyces cerevisiae YOR354C MSC6 Protein of unknown function green fluorescent protein (GFP)-fusion protein localizes to mitochondria msc6 mutants are defective in directing meiotic recombination events to homologous chromatids): MIPRSIKSNSALSIRARLRARWNSSAAAPAPAVHPVSQLSREVSKELTDRRSSLAAFDLFKTKVNDLSQTLSNSQYTLQRSFGLNSALTQLLQASKAELAGRAGSGGPAADSGRQLPPDPFEILTVMCEYGLARDAHFQVVLEHLVAANRPQEVLGLWVKYLETLAENPKAVTYGSHHANNVALASVGYLQLPGNSPKLAELAQILNLAEKEDQIPILRIRYLVDTLKLGSAVRSSVIENFGALLLEFSHACQAEFRRQLLSMEQVADLQKLFTALTSAAEKSSQGLDASNVALFMDAFIGCKKPQQAIKCFNVAKEKNCVGEPVKNSLLIAVANLPVYGKDMRDQKAKRIEAVWNSYISEAPEKISVSSYTALLAALGESRNFNKLQQLWSSEIPKELKSDQDLLETHLLFQCYKRDFSFEKMRDQIPEKLRSIKLANEILFKMAQEKVPENVITEFYRQQFVDASAPLKPDSKSLALKMYINFLYTKDPEFQFMKSISKSKNDVNTTNLIFKRFVEFCPDIEITKKLFDEIKYPLDSRKYGYMITAESRAGDITACEEIFKKFVQETKNPSTITRAILDPIVDAACEQCVAEKSAASLEKAHIYATFAKKAQKMLSFQSASKIIHTLALLVRSLDGKLSPQQDEAVKKLLEDVHSVKNFSPSTRDLETLTRHKVSLPDGMQQ; encoded by the coding sequence ATGATCCCACGGTCCATCAAGTCCAACAGTGCGCTGAGCATCCGTGCGCGTCTGCGTGCGCGGTGGAATTCGTCCGCCGCTGCGCCGGCGCCCGCTGTGCACCCCGTCTCGCAACTGAGTCGCGAGGTCAGCAAAGAGCTCACCGACCGCCGCAGCTCGCTCGCCGCGTTCGACCTGTTCAAAACCAAGGTCAACGACCTGTCCCAGACGCTCTCGAATTCGCAGTACACGCTGCAGCGCTCATTCGGCCTCAATTCCGCGCTGACGCAACTGCTGCAGGCCTCCAAGGCCGAGCTGGCAGGGCGCGCGGGTTCCGGCGGCCCCGCCGCCGACTCGGGCCGCCAGCTGCCCCCCGACCCCTTTGAGATCCTCACAGTCATGTGCGAGTACGGGCTGGCGCGCGACGCGCACTTTCAGGTTGTCTTGGAACACCTGGTCGCCGCTAATCGCCCTCAAGAGGTGCTGGGTCTTTGGGTGAAGTACCTGGAGACCCTCGCGGAGAACCCCAAGGCGGTCACCTACGGGTCGCACCACGCCAACAACGTGGCGCTCGCGTCTGTGGGCTACCTTCAGTTGCCTGGGAACTCCCCCAAGCTTGCGGAGCTCGCGCAGATCTTGAATCTTGCCGAAAAGGAGGACCAAATTCCAATTCTCAGGATCAGATATCTTGTGGACACCCTGAAGCTCGGCAGCGCTGTGCGCTCGTCTGTAATTGAGAACTTTGGCGCTCTCCTGCTCGAGTTCTCCCACGCCTGCCAGGCCGAGTTCCGGAGACAGCTTCTCTCGATGGAGCAAGTCGCGGACCTGCAAAAGTTGTTTACGGCGCTCACTTCAGCCGCTGAGAAATCCAGCCAAGGCTTGGACGCCAGTAATGTTGCTCTTTTTATGGACGCATTCATCGGCTGCAAAAAACCTCAGCAGGCCATCAAGTGTTTCAACGTGGCCAAGGAAAAGAATTGTGTGGGTGAGCCAGTCAAAAATTCACTACTTATAGCGGTTGCTAACCTTCCGGTCTACGGCAAAGACATGAGAGACCAGAAGGCCAAACGTATTGAGGCTGTATGGAACTCCTATATTTCTGAGGCCCCCGAAAAGATCAGTGTGAGCTCCTATACTGCTCTTTTGGCAGCCTTGGGCGAAAGcagaaacttcaacaagctgcagCAATTGTGGAGCAGCGAGATTCCCAAGGAACTGAAATCTGATCAGGACCTCTTGGAAACCCACCTCCTCTTTCAATGCTACAAAAGGGATtttagctttgaaaaaatgcGCGACCAGATTCCAGAGAAACTAAGATCGATAAAGCTTGCCAACGAAATTCTGTTCAAAATGGCTCAAGAGAAGGTGCCTGAAAACGTCATCACAGAGTTTTATCGCCAGCAGTTCGTCGACGCATCAGCTCCCTTAAAACCTGATAGCAAGAGTTTGGCGCTTAAGATGTACATCAACTTTTTGTACACGAAAGATCCAGAATTTCAGTTCATGAAGAGTATCTCGAAAAGTAAAAATGATGTGAACACTACTAATTTAATCTTTAAACGGTTCGTGGAGTTCTGTCCAGATATAGAAATCACCAAAAAGCTATTTGACGAAATCAAGTATCCTTTGGACTCCAGAAAGTATGGTTATATGATAACCGCCGAATCTAGAGCCGGAGATATTACAGCTTGCGAAgaaatcttcaagaaatttgtgCAAGAGACTAAAAATCCTAGCACTATAACAAGAGCCATTCTGGACCCAATAGTCGATGCCGCTTGCGAGCAGTGTGTTGCCGAGAAatctgcagcttctctAGAGAAAGCCCATATCTATGCCACATTCGCCAAAAAGGCACAGAAAATGCTTTCTTTCCAATCCGCGTCCAAGATTATCCATACCTTGGCTTTGCTTGTGAGAAGTCTAGACGGGAAACTCTCCCCACAGCAAGACGAGGCCGTCAAGAAACTTCTCGAGGACGTGCATAGCGTGAAGAACTTTTCGCCTTCTACGCGAGACCTCGAGACTTTGACCCGGCATAAAGTGTCGCTTCCTGATGGCATGCAGCAGTAG
- the MEK1 gene encoding serine/threonine protein kinase MEK1 (similar to uniprot|P24719 Saccharomyces cerevisiae YOR351C MEK1 Meiosis-specific serine/threonine protein kinase functions in meiotic checkpoint phosphorylates Red1p interacts with Hop1p required for meiotic recombination and normal spore viability), producing MAVNTFESLRGQVLGVLEPLPVYRNQDVNENFAAVPIFKNKLVKIGRNSRECDIIFPHPSISSIHCMFWAIRFDDDSVPMHYVKDCSLNGISINGLLLKRGQTCLLEDEDVIAIPNACEYRFQAKIKMLTSDLIEQLGFQVNVENWRLTSKVVGSGTFGHVLVANEKAEPTRHQPRSYAVKIIKMKPNRLDKEAKILLRLDHPNVIKVHMTFSDDRNHLYIFQDLITGGDLFSYLAKTDCLSPIPETEALVIIFQILHALKYLHSQGVVHRDLKLDNILLCTPEPCTRIVLADFGIAKDLSTKHSRMHTVVGTPEYCAPEVGFKADRAAYKEFSRAATMEQHGYDAKCDLWSLGVIAHIMLTGISPFYGDGSEASIICNAKIGNLDMSTKQWTKVSEHAKSFVRSLLETNVTKRLDSSRSFQHPWIAKHKGHLEKIYQKKIIPDSEPRQSFEETNWKRKLPKSVKLSPTSVMNKKARKLELS from the exons ATGGCAGTCAACACCTTTGAATCACTTCGTGGCCAGGTTTTGGGCGTTCTTGAACCTCTTCCTGTATACAGGAATCAAGATGTTAATGAGAACTTTGCCGCCGTGcccattttcaaaaacaagctggTCAAAATTGGCAGAAACAGCCGCGAATGTGACATTATATTCCCTCATCCTTCAATCTCCAGCATTCATTGTATGTTTTGGGCCATTAGATTTGACGATGATAGCGTTCCGATGCATTATGTCAAGGACTGCTCCCTAAACGGAATTTCAATAAACGGtctgctgctcaaaagagGACAAACATGCctgcttgaagatgaagacgttATAGCAATTCCTAATGCATGCGAATACCggtttcaagcaaaaataAAGATGTTGACAAGCGATCTAATCGAGCAATTAGGGTTCCAAGTTAATGTCGAAAACTGGCGGCTGACATCGAAGGTTGTGGGAAGTGGAACTTTTGGGCATGTTTTGGTGGCTAATGAAAAGGCAGAGCCCACTAGACATCAACCTAGGAGTTACGCCGTCAAAATTATTAAAATGAAGCCTAATAGGCTTGACAAAGAGGCAAAAATCCTTCTGAGATTGGATCAC CCCAACGTTATTAAGGTCCACATGACATTTTCAGATGATAGAAACCATCTGTACATTTTCCAAGACTTGATTACTGGAGGAGATCTCTTTTCCTACCTCGCGAAAACTGACTGTCTGTCACCAATTCCTGAGACCGAAGCGCTAGTTATTATATTTCAAATTTTGCACGCTCTCAAATATCTCCATTCTCAGGGAGTTGTGCATCGCGACCTTAAGCTCGACAACATTCTTTTATGTACCCCGGAACCCTGCACGAGGATTGTCTTGGCGGATTTTGGCATCGCGAAAGATCTTTCTACGAAACATTCTCGAATGCACACTGTGGTTGGAACTCCAGAATACTGCGCTCCAGAAGTGGGTTTCAAGGCCGACAGAGCTGCGTACAAAGAATTCTCAAGAGCTGCGACCATGGAGCAGCACGGTTATGATGCTAAATGCGATTTATGGTCTTTGGGTGTTATTGCACATATAATGCTTACCGGCATATCACCCTTTTATGGCGACGGTTCAGAAGCCAGCATTATATGCAATGCCAAAATTGGAAATCTTGACATGAGTACCAAGCAATGGACCAAGGTTTCTGAACACgcaaaaagctttgttcGTAGCCTGCTTGAGACAAATGTCACGAAACGCCTAGATAGCAGCCGCAGTTTCCAACACCCTTGGATAGCCAAACACAAAGGTCACTTGGAGAAAATAtaccagaagaagatcataCCCGATTCTGAACCCAGACAGAGCTTCGAGGAGACGAACTGGAAAAGAAAGCTGCCAAAAAGCGTTAAACTCTCGCCAACTTCTGTTATGAATAAAAAGGCGAGAAAATTAGAACTGTCTTAA
- the CLN3 gene encoding cyclin CLN3 (weakly similar to uniprot|P13365 Saccharomyces cerevisiae YAL040C CLN3 role in cell cycle START involved in G(sub)1 size control G(sub)1 cyclin), with product MPESTLAEMAAVRLSVWNSRAAHPRVVQMELLAHQLACQDYSVDILRHLIDIEQASRPCLASFQAQPEINVHMRTLIFDFAMCCHTRLGLSTSTLYLCFSVIDRYCSRIVVKSSTYQLVALCGLWLASKYIDRKPRVPSLRALQNLCCNQYSRSQFQDMELHILKALNWSPCNAPPHDVFVDILLKNKISSLSYKGLHLNDLKYGSCMLCELACFEHVLAFDYNASAVALAAVTITTHALRLSVDGQFVHYSSMLKDANLQRVCDLILRKLRSRNFPSSFKLKYLGQNKLESNPILRSLLEYELMIAPPIPVQAVKKPAYASFSPSKPGSCANVSPAPSLGFQDSFAGTSFRSPRVVAPPTPCSPSNLSSNSVPKVKTPHLNLSPGTIGSGKQYEVSQARATAVRPTMFRRNESKRNSDIMEPDFFDMAANSNKRAR from the coding sequence ATGCCTGAGTCGACCCTAGCCGAAATGGCCGCCGTCCGGCTCTCGGTGTGGAACTCCCGTGCCGCCCACCCCCGCGTCGTCCAGATGGAACTGCTCGCGCACCAGCTGGCGTGCCAGGACTACAGCGTAGACATCCTGCGCCATCTGATCGATATCGAGCAGGCGAGCCGTCCCTGCCTGGCCAGCTTCCAGGCGCAGCCCGAAATCAACGTCCACATGCGCACGCTGATCTTTGACTTCGCCATGTGCTGCCACACCCGGCTGGGGCTCTCCACGTCCACGCTCTACCTGTGCTTCAGCGTGATCGACCGCTACTGCAGCCGCATTGTTGTCAAGAGCTCCACGTACCAGCTCGTGGCATTGTGCGGCCTGTGGCTCGCCTCGAAGTACATCGACAGGAAGCCACGCGTGCCCTCTTTACGCGCCCTCCAGAACCTGTGCTGTAATCAGTACTCGCGCAGCCAGTTCCAAGACATGGAGCTGCACATTCTCAAGGCTCTCAATTGGAGCCCCTGTAACGCGCCGCCCCACGATGTCTTCGTCGACATCctgttgaaaaacaaaatcagtTCTTTGAGTTACAAGGGGCTTCATCTTAACGACCTCAAATATGGCAGTTGTATGCTCTGCGAGCTTGCCTGCTTTGAGCACGTTCTTGCATTCGATTACAACGCGAGCGCAGTGGCGCTTGCTGCCGTGACTATCACGACGCATGCTCTCAGGCTTTCTGTTGATGGCCAGTTTGTTCACTACTCTTCAATGTTGAAAGACGCCAATCTGCAACGCGTCTGTGACCTCATTCTGCGCAAACTAAGATCGCGCAATTTTCCATCcagtttcaagctcaagtaTCTAGGCCAAAACAAGCTGGAGTCGAACCCCATATTGCGTAGTCTTCTAGAGTATGAACTGATGATCGCACCCCCCATCCCTGTGCAAGCCGTGAAAAAACCCGCATACGCTAGTTTTAGCCCTTCGAAGCCGGGATCTTGCGCCAATGTCAGCCCCGCCCCTTCGCTTGGATTCCAAGATTCATTCGCCGGAACTTCTTTTCGTTCCCCACGCGTGGTTGCGCCGCCTACGCCATGCTCCCCTTCGAACTTATCCTCTAATTCAGTGCCCAAAGTTAAAACTCCGCACTTGAACTTATCGCCTGGTACTATCGGCTCGGGTAAGCAATATGAGGTGAGTCAGGCCAGAGCGACAGCAGTTCGTCCCACGATGTTTAGAAGAAACGAATCCAAAAGAAATTCAGACATAATGGAGCctgatttctttgacatgGCTGCTAACTCCAACAAGCGTGCAAGGTAG
- the SOG2 gene encoding Sog2p (similar to uniprot|Q08817 Saccharomyces cerevisiae YOR353C SOG2 Protein required for cell viability), with amino-acid sequence MNCHEHTWSPYSSHQRNQAKGYVRTALSFGLMDGRGDILSNLRQNVDRRNNLAFLASKQVSQRDPTIKLIDLGITSLTQETIDLLLSVERLSLQKNLLTSLPEGFNKLAELRYLDLHDNKLQEIPATLMQCQRLEILDLSSNYITHLPHEYSRVWCENIKVLSLKNNSVSSIRELYPAIMSLRSLKILEIEGNQFPAEELEQIKSEVPPSSLPDSVSPDEYWCVALRKHFSDNKISKAAKRRGFINVSEEQHRQEELYSNNKYNDYFKRLSVLPEETTSQRVTQDELVVACRKLLFSFTECQQSIRKITSLCEDKAVAVNSVSLLYSVRSHIDNLVELLEQSESPTSAKNDVMVKLCLTIISIFKQIFALLRKNFKSFFQGNDICFARIFYMNILCSYTEMYNAWSQITPQDSIAPVKKRIARTHSLSVSQGFKHITPRSRSNTLQRSATGNSAHPTTSPIPQSSNLRSAPGSVMTTPPPSQSNLAGEVRAANDGSPSFKPDLTQQSPHAGRRAADVPPQAGTPAVPVVDNKMGPEDQGSADIDAQLYHTLNTVISMVTVVYSQLTSAITKSAIASTKTTEMSSITSSIAAKIKDLTDTCFQSMELSKLLKGRLSDVSLGKSEVFSTTAEKAKTWESINAFLKSIISILANTKIIMKDLPILNEVRPNLASLAKITKDVTVILDLSSYRSISQAAQQQSQETATVKQQSHPQASGMLEESHNPILVTPLSTPSLVTVHASNPFDQF; translated from the coding sequence ATGAACTGCCACGAGCACACCTGGTCACCTTACTCATCGCATCAACGAAACCAAGCCAAAGGGTACGTCAGAACAGCTCTCTCCTTTGGTTTGATGGACGGGCGCGGCGACATATTGTCCAATTTGCGCCAAAATGTGGATCGCAGGAACAATCTTGCATTTCTTGCGTCCAAGCAGGTGTCGCAACGAGATCCAACGATCAAGTTAATAGATTTGGGGATCACTTCGCTGACTCAGGAAACGATTGATCTTTTGTTGTCGGTCGAGCGCCTTTCGCTGCAGAAGAACTTGCTAACTTCTTTACCGGAGGGCTTTAACAAGCTCGCGGAACTCAGGTATCTCGATTTACATGACAATAAGCTCCAGGAAATCCCAGCAACGCTGATGCAGTGCCAGCGGCTTGAGATCCTCGATCTGTCGTCGAACTACATAACACATCTACCTCACGAATACTCGCGTGTATGGTGTGAGAATATCAAGGTTCTTTCGCTCAAGAACAATAGCGTTTCCTCGATACGCGAACTTTACCCCGCCATTATGTCGTTACGAAGTCTGAAGATCCTGGAGATAGAGGGCAACCAGTTTCCGGCTGAGGAGCTCGAGCAGATTAAGAGCGAAGTGCCGCCATCCTCACTGCCGGACTCTGTTTCTCCAGACGAATACTGGTGCGTGGCCCTGCGCAAGCATTTCTCAGACAACAAGATTAGCAAGGCTGCTAAACGGAGAGGATTCATCAATGTTTCGGAGGAGCAACATCGACAAGAGGAGCTGtacagcaacaacaaatacAATGATTACTTCAAGCGGTTGTCTGTCTTgccagaagaaacaacatCACAGCGTGTGACTCAGGATGAACTAGTTGTTGCATGCCGCAAACTACTATTTAGCTTTACGGAATGTCAACAAAGTATTCGGAAGATTACGTCGTTGTGCGAGGATAAGGCGGTTGCCGTGAATTCAGTATCTCTTCTGTACAGCGTGAGATCTCATATTGACAACTTAGTTGAGCTCCTGGAACAAAGCGAGAGCCCCACTTCCGCCAAGAACGACGTGATGGTGAAGCTATGCCTTACCATAATAAGCATATTCAAACAAATTTTTGCATTGTTGcgcaagaacttcaaatcaTTCTTTCAGGGAAATGATATTTGTTTCGCAAGGATATTTTATATGAACATACTGTGCTCCTACACCGAAATGTACAACGCCTGGAGTCAAATTACACCTCAGGATTCCATCGCTCCtgtgaagaagaggattGCCAGGACCCATTCCTTGAGCGTTTCTCAAGGATTTAAGCATATAACACCGCGCTCCAGAAGCAACACGCTACAACGTTCGGCCACCGGGAATTCTGCACACCCCACCACATCCCCAATTCCTCAAAGTAGTAACTTACGTTCTGCTCCTGGATCCGTCATGACGACGCCCCCTCCATCCCAAAGCAATCTGGCAGGAGAAGTCAGGGCAGCAAACGACGGTTCACCTAGCTTTAAGCCTGATCTGACGCAGCAGTCGCCGCACGCAGGTCGGAGGGCGGCCGACGTGCCGCCCCAAGCTGGCACTCCTGCTGTTCCAGTTGTCGATAACAAAATGGGGCCTGAGGATCAAGGAAGTGCTGACATTGATGCGCAACTGTATCACACTCTCAACACAGTCATTTCAATGGTGACTGTAGTTTATTCTCAGTTGACTTCCGCAATCACGAAAAGTGCTATCGCCAGTACGAAGACAACAGAGATGTCGAGCATAACAAGTTCAATAGCcgccaaaatcaaagattTGACAGACACGTGTTTCCAATCCATGGAGCTATCAAAACTATTGAAAGGGAGGTTATCAGATGTTTCACTTGGCAAGTCCGAGGTCTTTTCCACTACGGCAGAGAAAGCAAAAACCTGGGAAAGCATAAacgcatttttgaaatcaatCATATCAATTCTCGCTAACACAAAAATTATCATGAAAGATCTCCCTATATTAAACGAAGTGAGGCCCAACCTTGCATCCCTTGCTAAAATCACAAAAGATGTCACTGTAATTCTAGATTTGAGTTCTTACAGAAGTATTTCACAGGCTGCTCAACAGCAGTCACAAGAAACTGCTACGGTAAAACAGCAGTCGCACCCTCAAGCTTCTGGGATGCTAGAAGAGAGCCACAACCCTATACTAGTCACTCCTCTTTCGACTCCCTCTCTTGTCACAGTTCATGCATCCAACCCATTTGATCAATTTTAG
- the CYC3 gene encoding holocytochrome c synthase CYC3 (similar to uniprot|P06182 Saccharomyces cerevisiae YAL039C CYC3 Cytochrome c heme lyase (holocytochrome c synthase) attaches heme to apo-Cyc1p in the mitochondrial intermembrane space human ortholog may have a role in microphthalmia with linear skin defects (MLS)) has protein sequence MGWFWADSGKNSTSGNKITDKPSECPLGHSTSKVTSGADGCPVLHGSNAQNEINPFNNMPKNLSHEKHIGQKLELPKDRTTSSIPKGNPGEEEFWEYPSPQQMYNAMIRKGKIDPNTGEEIPEDAVESMVFVHNFLNEGCWQEILDWEKKYSEQTEMEPKLLQFMGKPSQLSPRARCFSILGTLFPSKFSAELPFDRHDWVVLRPDPTSSDTKNPGFRQVRYVIDFYGGPDDEDGLPTFNLDVRPALDNFTNAKDRFTRWTEPIIQEYFGSDKK, from the exons ATGGGCTGGTTTTGGGCTGACTCAGGTAAAAATTCG ACAAGCGGAAACAAGATCACCGATAAACCCTCGGAGTGTCCGTTAGGCCATTCTACGTCAAAGGTAACCTCCGGTGCGGATGGCTGTCCTGTACTACATGGTTCAAATGCACAGAACGAAATAAACCCCTTCAACAACATGCCCAAGAACTTGTCGCATGAGAAACATATCGGGCAAAAGTTAGAGCTGCCCAAAGATCGCACAACGAGCTCCATACCAAAGGGAAACCccggcgaagaagagttcTGGGAATATCCGTCTCCTCAGCAGATGTATAACGCTATGATCCGGAAGGGAAAGATCGACCCTAACACGGGCGAGGAGATACCGGAAGATGCCGTTGAGTCGATGGTATTCGTACACAACTTTCTGAACGAGGGTTGCTGGCAGGAGATTTTGGACTGGGAGAAAAAGTACTCAGAGCAGACTGAGATGGAGCCAAAGCTACTACAGTTTATGGGAAAACCGTCACAGCTTTCTCCGCGTGCACGCTGTTTCAGCATTCTGGGTACGCTCTTCCCATCGAAGTTCTCAGCGGAGCTTCCCTTTGACAGGCACGACTGGGTGGTTTTAAGGCCCGATCCCACCTCCTCAGACACAAAGAATCCTGGATTTAGACAAGTTCGCTACGTTATTGACTTTTACGGCGGTCcagatgacgaagacggTCTCCCAACCTTCAACCTCGACGTTCGTCCGGCGTTGGACAACTTTACCAATGCTAAGGACAGGTTCACTCGTTGGACGGAGCCCATCATCCAAGAGTATTTTGGTAGTGACAAGAAGTGA